The genomic region caaaacatttttaattcCAGCAATTGCGAAAATCcgttttaaaattttctttacCATGAgacaaaacagaaaatacagGCTCACGAAGTTTTCATCACCACCGAAATATTGCCTTCCGGTCTTTATACGCAAGATAGTACAGACAGTCCCATAATACCAGTTCGTCTTGTAGTTCCGCATCACTCCGTAACAATTTGCTAAGCAGGACACGGATTATCACCGGATCTTCTGAGCTGCAGATTTTCACCATCTGCTTGTCCGGCGGAACGGTCAGCAGACCATACTTGTTGACCATGTCCTGTGCAAAGTTTCCATGTCTTTCGGGGATGTACCCAAAAGACGAAAGTTTTTTCAGTATTTCATTAAAACGAGATCGCATCTTAACCTGTTCATCCATCGCCTCCTTCCCTATCATCACCTCTATATTGGCTGTGCTGTATCCGTAATATCGCTTACGCATATACTTTTGGGAATCGAATTTCTTAGAGAACACATACTGCAGGATTCGCCTGTCCAACTGGAAGGCAATCTCACCTACAAGTCTTGTATTGTCTTCAATTTTCGCCAGCTTCTGACAGTGGGACTCCGTCAGTGTAGGCTTAAACCCGATCACGCTGTCGATTGGACGGTGAAGCACGTTGCTGCCAGCTGTAAGagaaacaataacatatttttgtacacGTTTACCTCTCTCTCCCAACCATCAACTGAATATAAGTATCAATCCTTGACGAACTGGTGTGAATCGTTTTAAATTGCTCAACTTTGTGATTTCGGTAGCTTACCTGCGATCAGTGAATTTGTACCTGGCCGCTGTAGTGAACTGCCACTCTGTTCCAAACTATCTGTAAAATAACAGAAGCATTTAATTTTAACCAAAGCGGCCTAGGTGGAAGAAAATTGCAGGGACAAGACTAACTTTAACACCACGGAACTTGGTCAGGTCTACACACTGATCATGCTAGCTATTAATGAAGATTGGTAGTTAGGTGACGCAATTATTTAGTGATAAACTTCCTTTCACTTAGACGACAGGGGTTAGATTCCCGAATTAAATTTACACGATGTAAAGGAGTTATTATGCTCTTTAGGTTTCGGCGAAATATGGTTCTGTCAATCACCAAATAACTCTGAAACTATTTTACCTTGTATACGACAAAGAATTTTTGACCAAGCCCAACAGTATTTGAAAGATGCATTAGTCCAAAAGTCCtcgaaatgtgttttatataaacgtATTGTGGATAATTGTTctattcagttttatttaactaagtatatacctatgaaattcagaatatttttatcaaaacttcGCATGTCTGCGCATTCCTTAGCAATCGAAACTGGCCGCTTTAACAATATTGATCGAAATTTGAGACactgtttaatttgtaaatcaacgACTGAGATAgaagatgaataccattttgtattaatatgtaataaGTATACCAATTTATGAAGACGCCTCATTAAGAAATACTATTGGCAAAAGCCTtcaatgttcaaattaatacagttattaagtgtacaaaatatcaaagaattaagtCGCTTaggcaaatttatatttgaagcaaacaaaatccgatctttttatctttaatccgtactccactttgtatttGTACTGTAGCATTGCTGTTCTATGCCATTATCATGTATTGTTTTGCTTATAACatgtacttatgggccgtatggcctacagtcaataaagaaattgaattaaatttacTGCTCGCCAATAAAGTTTCTTAGAGGACCACCGAGTGATCTTGTTCAAGACAAAATACAGAATGTTTGTGACCAAAGTCGATTCCATTGGATTAGGTTTTACTATGTCTATGAAGACAGGACTCACAACAGAAAATATGATCTACCTGTATAGGGCAAAGTGTCTGCAGCTCCACCCTGTTGTCTTGGTCTGGCTGGTGTGGACGTAGCTATAGGGTCGCCTACAGCTTTACGAGCAACACTGGCCGGACTGTTTGTTGTTCTGACTGAACGGTCACTATATTGATCCATGCCTTGACCAGGATGGACACCACGTCCAGACTGATCACCACCAAACTGACCAAGACTTGATGGAACACTCCCGTATCCCTCACTTCCGGTTTGGTCAAGGATGCCGCTGACCGCCACACGTCTGTCTCCGACGCTTACGCTGAAGGGAGATCCAGGCATCTGGCCCGGATCTGCTGCGTTCGTCGTAGCATACTCTCCGGGGACGATTTGTCTCGATAACAATTTTTCCAGCCGGTCGTCAATGCTCGATGCTGAACCCGGATACTTTTGATTTGATGTCATCATTGTTTTATTCTCAGCCGTATTTCGGAAACTAGGACTGGCCGTGTCTGTAAATAACTGTGCACTTCCGCCGTTCACTGTTGGAGTCAGCACATTACTCCTTGACTGCCCTGTTGGTATAGAAGGCTGAGACGGGGACCTGTCTCGTGGTACGGGAGATTTGTTTCGTGATACAGGAGACTTGCTTCTTGATACGGGAGACCTGTTAGGCGGAAGGGGACTTCGGGAACTATTTTGTCTACCGGAGACTGACGGAGAACTCGGCGCAATAACTACAGCAGGATCATCGCTAATGTAATTTCTGGGGGAGTAGTGTCGAGGTGGTTGCTTTTGTGAAGATCCAGGGATGTTCAAATTCTGTTCATTCCGCTGACCACTGTTTTGGGGTTGTCCTGATAAAGACAAGATAGTCTCTGGAGGCCTTGTGGGTGTTAATTGGCTACCATGCTGAAACAAGTCCGAGGGATGTTTACTCGGTTGGTTTGGACCCGACAGCTGATATTGACCAGGGTTATATTGGTCGTGTTGTGGAGTCGACACTGATGGGTACTGCTTTCTTCCTTGCGACGTTGCTGATACTTGCTGTTTTGGAGGGCCATGGCTGTGCGACAGGGTTTGGCCCGGTGATATTGGTCTGAATGGACTGACAGTCGGCGATGATCTCAACTTAGTATCGTTGTTATTTAATGTGTCTTTTGAGAGAAACTCTAAAAGAATAAACAAGAAAGTGAAAATACAGCGGAAACGAGTCTGGATTCGAACCCCGACCGTGAACCCTGACCTTGAACCCTGAATCATCCGAGGCCAATGTTATTTATAACACAGATTTTTGTCTCCCCTTTCAAAAGGAAATTAAACAGTGTAAAATCACGATTAATGAAATCTTCGGACgctaattaaaaaaatgtattgatatcCATCCTTCCCTGTTATGAGAGATTATACATACTTTTGGTCTGACCAGCCAGCTTTTCATCACTCCAGACCAGTAAACTGGCCAATACTTGGGCAGTCCTCAGGGAGGCGTTCTCACTCATGGACACCAAACATTGCCGTAGTTGTCGGTTTTCCTCCTTCAGCCGGGCGTTCTCTGCTCGGATCACCTCGTCGCCCGGTTCCTTGACCAGACGAACGTTCTCCGGTCGGAAAACGTGACCATCGCTCGGTAACGTCTGACTGGCCAGATCGTTAGAGGCGAGCGTTTGGAACCTTTCATTCCACACCGACATTCTCTTCTGTTGACATGACTGGTTTCACTCGACTCAACTCCAAACCCCAACAAAACGTATCCATGGAacagtgatgacgtcataatgatgACAATAAGAATTGTGCctaaatgtgacgtcataattctATCTGGACTAAAATACCACATTTTCTACGTGTGTTActctatacctgtatataaacataggaTTGGAAGTatattttaggttttttttatacacaAGAAGTAGTGTACACAGCTTACcaatgacatatatttatataacacaacattcAATAATTTGCTAGTCACATTTCCGACTAGGGCATGCTACTAACGGCCAGGATCCGGCTTCAGCACCGTACGCGTTCCTTAACATCAGGAAACCCCTTActcaaaaataataataagaagaaaataTCCATATGAAATAATTCCAGAATTTGAGAAAATTTCCTCCATTAAGATTTTCCCTTAGATCCAATGATTCTTTcctatggattttttttatgttaggAACGTCGATGAAAACAGGACAACCCTAATTGATACAGGTTTTCTAGAGAAACAGACGTTTTCTACAgggttgtggtcagtgtacaaACCGTTAGCCTATGGTCACTTTGTGGTCATTTTGCCAATTGTTACGACAGTATAATAGGATGTCACGCTATCCAGGTTATGGTGTTTCAGTAGACTGACATCTAAATCACCATTGAGTGACATGTCACTGGTGGACACCGTATTCAAATAATTTGTACAACACTGATAATAATACTAGAGATTCAACAAGTATCAACAGCACACCATAATGGATGATGTTTTGTCAATAACTGTGAATCTGTGGTTAGGCGCAGGTCTCATCTCCAAGAAGTTCGACTTTCAGGGTCCTTGTATCAAAGTCATGACCAAcgttgcttttttttttttttttttttttagaaatccCTTGTCAGTGCTCCGGGGGCTTCATTTCTTAAGGGATTTTGGTCAAACTTCATACAATATCAAAGAACCATAATAAATCTTGGACAATAACAAGATTCAGGGTTGTTCAACGTCTTTGTCACGATTACCATTTTGAGAAAATCAATGTCGGCTACAACGGGGCTAGTAGGGGAAATGTTTGCTTTAGCTAATTTTCGACACATTAACTGTGCAGTAAACATTATCTGATGTAGTGAACAGTATTTAGTAATGATTTTTGGTGGCTGAAATTTCGATATTTCGCCGCAAAGATAACGACAATTATCGTTTTTCGCCCGTTTGACACATTCTTTCCGCAGCGTCAAAACGAAATAAGGACAAAGCAACCGACATACTTCCCTTCGCTAAACTTTATTAGCCTGacaatacaatgtttatctCATAATTCGCCCGGAGAGACCACAAAGCAGTGTTTATCTGATTATTGTTCCCGGGGTACAACAAAACGATGATCAACGAGGCGAACAACGACAGGTTGCTAAAAAGTGACTTCGAATTTTCGTTATTTCGTTTGGTCGCTCGCTGAAAAAAAGACGACTTTTAGCTGGTGAAGATATGGACATAGTAGAACCCGTTATTAGGGTTTGGGTAACTGATTCTGGAGCTACTCCGACAACACAGACATTCTATCAGTCTAATGTCCTAATTGAGTGTCCCCTGGGTGGATAGAGGAAGAGTTTGTAGTGTGCAATCGCGTCAGTATCGGTCTGTATCGgtacatatgtaacattgtgttcTACGTCAGCATCGGTCTGTATCGgtacatatgtaacattgtgttcTACGTCAGCATCGGTCTGTAGCGgtacatatgtaacattgtgttcTACGTCAGCATCGGTCTGTATCGgtacatatgtaacattgtgttcTACGTCAGCATCGGTCTGTAGCGgtacatatgtaacattgtgttcTACGTCAGCATCGGTCTGTATCGGTACATATGTAGCATTGTGTTCAACGTCAGCATCGGTCTGTGTCGGTACATTGTGTTTTACGTCAGCATCTGTCTGTGTCGGTACATTGTGTTCTACGTCAGCATCTGTCTGTGTCAGTACATTGTGTTCTACGTCAGCATCTGTCTGTATCAGTACATATCTAACATTGTGTTCTACGTCAGCATCGGTCTGTATCAGTACATATCTAACATTATGTTCTACGTCAGCATCTGTCTGTGTTAGTACATTGTGTTCTACGTCAGCGTCTGTCTGTATCGgtacatatgtaacattgtgttcTACGTCAGCATCGGTCTGTGTCGGTACATTCTAACATTATGTTCCACGTCAGCATCGGTCTGTATCGGTACATTGTGTTCTACGTCAGTATCGGTCTGTATCGgtacatatgtaacattgtgttcTACGTCAGTATCGGTCTGTATCGgtacatatgtaacattgtgttcCACGTCAGCATCGGTCTGTATCGgtacatatgtaacattgtgttcTACGTCAGCATCGGTCTGTATCGgtacatatgtaacattgtgttcTACGTCAGCATCGGTCTGTATCGgtacatatgtaacattgtgttcTACGTCAGCATCGGTCTGTATCGgtacatatgtaacattgtgttcTACGTCAGCATCGGTCTGTATCGgtacatatgtaacattgtgttcTACGTCAGTATCGGTCTGTATCGgtacatatgtaacattgtgttcTACGTCAGTATCGGTCTGTATCGgtacatatgtaacattgtgttcTACGTCAGCATCGGTCTGTATCGgtacatatgtaacattgtgttcTACGTCAGTATCGGTCTGTATCGgtacatatgtaacattgtgttcTACGTCAGCATCGGTTTGTATCGgtacatatgtaacattgtgttcTACGTCAGCATCGGTCTGTATCGgtacatatgtaacattgtgttcTACGTCAGCATCGGTCTGTGTCGgtacatatgtaacattgtgttcTACGTCAGCATCTGTCTGTATCGgtacatatgtaacattgtgttcTACGTCAGCGCCTGTCTGTGTCGGTACATTGTGTTCCACGTCAGCATCGGTCTGTATCGgtacatatgtaacattgtgttcTACGTCAGCATCGGTCTGTATCGgtacatatgtaacattgtgttcTACGTCAGCATCGGTCTGTATCGgtacatatgtaacattgtgttcCACGTCAGCATCGGTCTGTATCGgtacatatgtaacattgtgttcTACGTCAGCATCGGTCTGTATCGgtacatatgtaacattgtgttcTACGTCAGCATCGGTCTGTATCGgtacatatgtaacattgtgttcTACGTCAGCATCGGTCTGTATCGGTACATATGTCACATTGTGTTCTACGTCAGCATCGGTCTGTATCGgtacatatgtaacattgtgttcCACGTCAGTATCGGTCTGTATcggtatatatgtaacattgtgttcTACGTCAGCATCGGTCTGTATCGgtacatatgtaacattgtgttcTACGTCAGCATCGGTCTGTATCGgtacatatgtaacattgtgttcCACGTCAGTATCGGTCTGTATCGgtacatatgtaacattgtgttcTACGTCAGCATCGGTCTGTATCGGTACATATGTAGCATTGTGTTCAACGTCAGCATCGGTCTGTGTCGGTACATTGTGTTTTACGTCAGCATCTGTCTGTGTCGGTACATTGTGTTCTACGTCAGCATCTGTCTGTGTCAGTACATTGTGTTCTACGTCAGCATCTGTCTGTATCAGTACATATCTAACATTGTGTTCTACGTCAGCGTCTGTCTGTATCGGTACATATCTAACATTGTGTTCTACGTCAGCGTCTGTCTGTATCGGTACATTCTAACATTATGTTCTACGTCAGCATCTGTCTGTGTCGGTACATTGTTCTACGTCAGCATCTGTTTGTATCGGTACATATCAAACATTGTGTTCTACGTCAGCATCTGTCTGTGTCGGTACCTATCTAGCATTGTGTTCTACGTCAGCATCTGTCTGTGTCGGTACATATGTATCATTGTGTTCTACGTCAGCATCTGCCTGTATCGGTACATATCTAACATTGTGTTCTACGTCAGCGTCTGTCTGTATCGGTACATATCTAACATTGTGTTCTACGTCAGTATCGGTCTGTATCGGTACATATCTAACATTGTGTTCTACGTCAGCGTCTGTCTGTATCGGTACATATCTAACATTGTGTTCTACGTCAGCGTCTGTCTGTATCGGTACATATCTAACATTGTGTTCTACGTCAGTATCGGTCTGTATCGgtacatatgtaacattgtgttcCACGTCAGCGTCTGTCTGTGTCGGTACATTCTAACTTCGTGTTCTACGTCAGCATCGGTCTGTATCGGTAAATATCTAACATTGTGTTCTACGTCAGTATCGGTCTGTATCGGTACATATCTAACATTGTGTTCTACGTCAGCATCGGTCTGTATCGGTACATATCTAACATTGTGTTCTACGTCAGTATCGGTCTGTATCGgtacatatgtaacattgtgttcTACGTCAGCATCGGTCTGTATCGGTACATATCTAACATTGTGTTCTACGTCAGCGTCTGTCTGTATCGgtacatatgtaacattgtgttcTACGTCAGCGTCTGTCTGTGtcggtacatatatacattgtgttcTACGTCAGATAACCATAACATTCTCGTGATATCAACCATAACATTATCGTTGTATCAACCATAACATTATCGTGATATCAACCATAACATTATCGTGGTATCAACCATAACATTATCTTGGTATCAACCATAACATTATCGTGGTATCAACCATAACATTATCTTGGTATCAACCATACCATTATCGTGATATCAACCATAACATTATATTGGTATTAACCATACCATTATCGTGGTATCAACCACTCTACAGATACAGCATGGGCACGAAACGTTATACAGGGAGACAAAGCGTGACACAAGGTGACAAAACGTGAAATAAAGAGACAAAACGTGACACAAACTGACAAAACATGAAACAAGGTGATAAAACGTGACACAAGATGACAAAACGTGAAACAAAGAGACAAAACGTGACACAATGTGACAAAACGTGAAACAAAGAGACAAAACGTGACACAGGGTGACAAAACGTGAcaaggtggaggaaagccagagtaccccGAGAAAAACaatcggcctacggtcagtaccaggcaactgccccatgtgggtttcgatCTCGTGAcccaaaggtggagggctagtgataaagtgtcgggacacctcgTAGAGTGACAAAAGAGTCAAAACGTGATGAATCTTGACAAAACGTAATACAAAGTCGATAAAACGGGGGTGAAAATAAGACCAGGTGGTTTTTAGGTCATATGAAAGTAATGATATGCATTTGCATATTTTGGCTATCTTTGAGAACGTgcaattaatgaaaatatattgtttgataacaatTTGATGTTTCCTTTGAATTGTGATTATGGGTGTGGATGTTGATATTAAAAGTTCCACCAGTGATTGTGGACCCATAAAACACCGATTTCGTAGGGGTTGAGTACTTGTGATAGCTGTAACGACGTCCGTTTCAGATGTTACTGTGTTAGAGAGAATCGCCTACATTTTTGACTTTGTTTAAATGCCTGTAGTTGTTGAGAGATTCGGGTTTGTTGTGTCTGGCAGTGGTGTGTATTGTCTGAGTGTCAGTCACGTTATTTTCCATCAGCTTTTTACACAGATGTTTTCTGACGCAGGTATTTGTCAGTCGCCTGTTGTCAATCCCGGGAATTCACACTTGTAAACCGTATTTTTCAACAGCTGCCCAAGTGTATGTCCGCCAAACGGACTCCATAGAAACcaatttactttattttctgGTGTAGCATACATTCTAGGTTTGCTGTCACGTATGTTGTTTAGGTTGATTCCCGTCCGTGTTTTTGTCTGACGTTCATTGTAAGAAATATATTCCAAGTTTGTTAGTTTGTTTCAttgtaagaaatatatttcaagttTGTTTCATTGTCGTAACGTAGTTGTatgaacccccccccccccccccccccccccaccaacaTAGCGACCTGTGCTCTTCTCCTCCTCCCCTCATCCGAAATATATTAAGTTTTAGTTATTTATAATAGTAAATCAATTAGCATCTTCATTAACATCACCAGCTCCTCCCAATTATCTTACCCCTTACTCACAATCTGTTGTGCATGCTACCTGTAGggtactcctataacataagaggccgctaGTCGGCtgtttttctatcggatattattttgccgactgcgacctctTATTTCCGAAGCACTAATTCTTTGATGCAGTTTCCGCCCGAAATCCGGGCGCAACgaaatatgcttgaaaaaaacccacttaAGAGGTTGACATGTCATTACAACGATGTCTACGTATCATGTATGCAATATATGTCccatatgtatgtcacagacacaaatatatagtataatacggTGTAGAACATACAAAACACATGCCCATGTCGTTGTAGCACTTTTCTAGTcgtttttaaaaatggctgcctaaaggttgatacaaaatagtTGTTGTTATTTCAAACGGAACGAAATGATACGGACTTTGTTGTATTCCGCTTGTAGGACATATGATGTAATCCATTTTTGTATAAACCGGCAAATCACGTGGTATTTCTACTATCACTACCGGCAGTATTGTCTGCCTGAGCTCTGCTCCGCttcggaagaagaaaacttcataatttgtgtttgttacgaaattattctcatttaatcattggattatggaaagaaatatatattggacaccgttgatcatttaaatgtaagtttacacgctatatattttcaatatacgAACTTTGAAAATGTCATCGTCAGCATCGGGAAAATCAGCTATGGGcagttagaggttacacggcgcctgtcaaaagtatcacgccatgtaaaacctctaacattgttgaaGTACCTGTAGGGATACCTTTAGTCTTTAGAGCTAAACCAATTTGTTGGCCACATGACTGTCAACATGGTTTTACAGGGTAGTACACATGTTTTTATTGGTTTCTATTCTCCCTCCACTTTTGTTGTTGGTGTATAGTTTTTCTGCTGGAAGTCCTTGGAGAaggttgtatatgtatacttgTGACGACAATTTCTACCCGACAGAAGATATGGCGACACATTAAACTTTCCTAATGGGCATTTGAAGATCTCTTCAGTTCATGTGATGGCTGGATGCATGTTATATGCAGTTGTGAAATCTAAATCAAAAGCTTGTCAAAAGCACTCCTTTCCTGTTCAAGAAAAGAAAGGCATGCTCATGGAAACGTTTTGGAATGGCCTAGTAGGACAACTTAAGGATACACGTAACAACATGGTACCTCTACGAGACAATCAAGGGATAGTGGACCAGAGGAGGAGGCTACACAAGAGATCCAGAGAAAGGACAACCAAACAAATGAAACTATGTTGGCGATGTAACCAACCAGGACACCTACGTATCGGATGCAAGGTTAGGCTGGACAATTCCAAGCGGCTGTTAAACTCCAACATGCCTACATCGGGGGCAAATGATAGGGAGATAACTAGCAAGCCCAAGTAAGCCAACACCAGTTGTTGAGTTGATATGAACGGCAAACGAGGTTAGCATGAAGGTGAGAGGATAGGAAACTAAGACCCTGTTGGATACAGGCTCCATTATTAGTAGGAGCTTTTACCAGTTCTATCTCAGTGACATTGACAGTTAGCGACTGACGAGAGTTTTCAACACTGAGTGTACAGATGGGCAGCAGATAATTTATTACGGCATTATAGAAGTTGATCTGGAAGTAAGCGGAATAAACGGTAACCGGACATAGGGAACATATGTCTTGCCTGTGGTTCCAGACAGCAACTACAACAGTTA from Pecten maximus chromosome 11, xPecMax1.1, whole genome shotgun sequence harbors:
- the LOC117338351 gene encoding uncharacterized protein LOC117338351, translated to MSVWNERFQTLASNDLASQTLPSDGHVFRPENVRLVKEPGDEVIRAENARLKEENRQLRQCLVSMSENASLRTAQVLASLLVWSDEKLAGQTKKFLSKDTLNNNDTKLRSSPTVSPFRPISPGQTLSHSHGPPKQQVSATSQGRKQYPSVSTPQHDQYNPGQYQLSGPNQPSKHPSDLFQHGSQLTPTRPPETILSLSGQPQNSGQRNEQNLNIPGSSQKQPPRHYSPRNYISDDPAVVIAPSSPSVSGRQNSSRSPLPPNRSPVSRSKSPVSRNKSPVPRDRSPSQPSIPTGQSRSNVLTPTVNGGSAQLFTDTASPSFRNTAENKTMMTSNQKYPGSASSIDDRLEKLLSRQIVPGEYATTNAADPGQMPGSPFSVSVGDRRVAVSGILDQTGSEGYGSVPSSLGQFGGDQSGRGVHPGQGMDQYSDRSVRTTNSPASVARKAVGDPIATSTPARPRQQGGAADTLPYTDSLEQSGSSLQRPGTNSLIAAGSNVLHRPIDSVIGFKPTLTESHCQKLAKIEDNTRLVGEIAFQLDRRILQYVFSKKFDSQKYMRKRYYGYSTANIEVMIGKEAMDEQVKMRSRFNEILKKLSSFGYIPERHGNFAQDMVNKYGLLTVPPDKQMVKICSSEDPVIIRVLLSKLLRSDAELQDELVLWDCLYYLAYKDRKAIFRW